The Vulcanimicrobium alpinum sequence CGGCCGTGATCGCTCAGCGCGTCAGTCCGTAGAGAAAGATCGCCACGCCCGCGAACGACGCGATCGCGGCGGAGACCGGCAGCAGGCGCGAACCGACCAGCGCCGTGATCGAGACGAGGACGATCGAGACCTCGAACAGCGTCGTGGCGATCTCGATCGTCTCGTGCTGCGCGAGGAGCCGTTCGGATCGCTCGTTCATTCGCGTCGCGTCTTCTTCAAAACGATGCGCTTTCTCGAGCAACGGCGGCCCTTTTGCGTTCTCGCGCGTCGCGTTCGCGCGCAGCTTGGCCGCGTCGCCGCCGGCATTGACGCCGGCGTCGAGCGCCGACTGCGCGACGTAGTACTTCAGCCGCCCGGCCTGATACTCGGCGTACGTGTCCGAGGCGTGCGTCGTCGCGACGATCGCGTCGTTCTTCGCGATGATCGCGGCGGTGGCGCGGACGTTCGCGAGATACCCGCTGAACGCGGCCAGGACCGCGAGCGCGGCGGCGACGATCGGGACCCAGCGCGGCCCCTCGTGCGCCGACGCGTGCCGCTCGTGCGCGTCTTCGAAGGCTTTGCTCATCGCGCCGCAGCCGCGAGGCCGGCGGTGCGCTGCAGGCCTTCACGCACGTCCGTACCCGGAGCGACGTTCCACGCCAGCGTGCGCCGGCGGTCGTAGGCGAACGCGGCGAGTTCGAAGCCGTCGAAGGTGCCGGCGACGACCGCCCCGTCGGGGTCGACGGCGAACGCGCGTTTCGCCGACGTGTCGAGCACGACGACGTACGCCCGCAGTTCCGCTGCGCGGGTGCGCGCGAAGCGCACGATCCAGCCGGCGTCGATCGACGCG is a genomic window containing:
- a CDS encoding DUF4337 family protein; its protein translation is MSKAFEDAHERHASAHEGPRWVPIVAAALAVLAAFSGYLANVRATAAIIAKNDAIVATTHASDTYAEYQAGRLKYYVAQSALDAGVNAGGDAAKLRANATRENAKGPPLLEKAHRFEEDATRMNERSERLLAQHETIEIATTLFEVSIVLVSITALVGSRLLPVSAAIASFAGVAIFLYGLTR